A window of Solanum stenotomum isolate F172 chromosome 3, ASM1918654v1, whole genome shotgun sequence contains these coding sequences:
- the LOC125860134 gene encoding 50S ribosomal protein HLP, mitochondrial-like isoform X2, producing the protein MAASSSSSRLVRVGRSLFSGLCNNADGLVRSTHEMMGNHLLFQQQRTFIQMRTSLKVVDNSGAKRVACIQALKGKKGARLGDTIVCSVKEAQPGGKVKKGEVHYGVVVRAAMPRGRCDGSEVKFDDNAVVLINKHGEPIGTRVFGPVPHELRKKKHVKILSLAEHIA; encoded by the exons ATGGCTGCatcgtcttcttcttctcggTTGGTTCGTG TGGGTCGTTCATTGTTCAGTGGTCTTTGCAACAATGCTGATGGTTTAGTGAGATCAACACACGAGATGATGGGCAATCATTTGTTATTCCAG CAACAAAGAACTTTCATACAAATGAGGACGAGTCTGAAAGTGGTAGACAATTCAGGTGCAAAGAGAGTGGCGTGCATCCAAGCACTAAAGGGAAAGAAAGGAGCAAGATTAGGAGACACCATAGTTTGCTCAGTGAAGGAAGCTCAGCCAGGTGGTAAGGTGAAGAAAGGAGAAGTGCATTATGGTGTTGTTGTTCGTGCTGCTATGCCAAGGGGCCGCTGTGATGGGAGCGAAGTAAAGTTTGATGACAATGCCGTGGTACTCATCAACAAGCATGGTGAACCCATTGGAACCAGAGTTTTTGGTCCAGTGCCCCATGAGTTGAGGAAAAAGAAGCATGTTAAGATTCTTAGTCTTGCAGAGCATATTGCCTAA
- the LOC125860134 gene encoding 50S ribosomal protein HLP, mitochondrial-like isoform X1 yields MAASSSSSRLVRAVGRSLFSGLCNNADGLVRSTHEMMGNHLLFQQQRTFIQMRTSLKVVDNSGAKRVACIQALKGKKGARLGDTIVCSVKEAQPGGKVKKGEVHYGVVVRAAMPRGRCDGSEVKFDDNAVVLINKHGEPIGTRVFGPVPHELRKKKHVKILSLAEHIA; encoded by the exons ATGGCTGCatcgtcttcttcttctcggTTGGTTCGTG CAGTGGGTCGTTCATTGTTCAGTGGTCTTTGCAACAATGCTGATGGTTTAGTGAGATCAACACACGAGATGATGGGCAATCATTTGTTATTCCAG CAACAAAGAACTTTCATACAAATGAGGACGAGTCTGAAAGTGGTAGACAATTCAGGTGCAAAGAGAGTGGCGTGCATCCAAGCACTAAAGGGAAAGAAAGGAGCAAGATTAGGAGACACCATAGTTTGCTCAGTGAAGGAAGCTCAGCCAGGTGGTAAGGTGAAGAAAGGAGAAGTGCATTATGGTGTTGTTGTTCGTGCTGCTATGCCAAGGGGCCGCTGTGATGGGAGCGAAGTAAAGTTTGATGACAATGCCGTGGTACTCATCAACAAGCATGGTGAACCCATTGGAACCAGAGTTTTTGGTCCAGTGCCCCATGAGTTGAGGAAAAAGAAGCATGTTAAGATTCTTAGTCTTGCAGAGCATATTGCCTAA